The Diceros bicornis minor isolate mBicDic1 chromosome 15, mDicBic1.mat.cur, whole genome shotgun sequence genome has a window encoding:
- the ABCF3 gene encoding ATP-binding cassette sub-family F member 3, translating into MATCAEILRSEFPEIDGQVFDYVTGVLHSGSADFESVDDLVEAVGELLQEVSGDSKDDAGIRAVCQRMYNTLRLAEPQSQGNSQVLLDAPIQLSKITENYDCGTKLPGLLKREQFSTVNAKKLEKAEARLKAKQEKRSEKDTLKTSNPLVLEEASASQAGSRKESRLESSGKNKSYDVRIENFDVSFGDRVLLTGADVNLVWGRRYGLVGRNGLGKTTLLKMLATRSLRVPAHISLLHVEQEVAGDDTPALQSVLESDTVREDLLRRERELSAQIAAGRAEGSEAAQLAEIYAKLEEIEADKAPARASVILAGLGFTPKMQQQPTREFSGGWRMRLALARALFARPDLLLLDEPTNMLDVRAILWLENYLQTWPSTILVVSHDRNFLNAIATDIIHLHSQRLDGYRGDFETFIKSKQERLLNQQREYEAQQQYRQHIQVFIDRFRYNANRASQVQSKLKMLEKLPELKPVDKEVEVMMKFPDGFEKFSPPILQLDEVDFYYDPEHVIFSRLSVSADLESRICVVGENGAGKSTMLKLLMGDLAPVRGIRHAHRNLKIGYFSQHHVEQLDLNVSAVELLAHKFPGRPEEEYRHQLGRYGISGELAVRPVASLSGGQKSRVAFAQMTMPCPNFYILDEPTNHLDMETIEALGRALNNFRGGVILVSHDERFIRLVCRELWVCERGGVTRVEGGFDQYRALLQEQFRHEGFL; encoded by the exons ATGGCGACTTGCGCTGAAATTCTGCGGAGCGAGTTCCCCGAAATTGACGGACAGGTCTTCGACTACGTGACGG GCGTCTTGCACAGCGGCAGCGCGGACTTCGAGTCTGTGGATGACCTGGTGGAAGCTGTGGGGGAACTGTTGCAAGAAGTGTCCGGGGACAGCAAGGATGACGCCGGCATCAGGGCCGTGTGCCAGCGCATGTATAACACTCTGCGCCT GGCTGAGCCACAGAGCCAGGGAAACAGCCAGGTGCTACTAGACGCCCCCATCCAGTTGTCAAAGATAACAGAAAACTACG ACTGTGGCACCAAACTCCCAGGACTGCTAAAGAGGGAACAGTTTtcg ACAGTGAACGCAAAGAAGCTCGAGAAGGCTGAGGCTCGACTGAAGGCAAAGCAGGAGAAGCGCTCAGAGAAGGACACACTCAAGACCAGCAACCCTCT AGTCTTGGAAGAGGCATCAGCAAGCCAGGCAGGCAGCAGAAAGGAGAGTCGGTTGGAATCATCTGGCAAGAACAAATCCTATGATGTGCGAATTGAGAACTTTGATGTGTCTTTTGGCGATAG GGTACTGCTGACTGGTGCAGATGTGAACCTGGTGTGGGGCCGCCGCTATGGGCTGGTGGGTCGGAATGGGCTGGGGAAGACGACCCTGCTGAAGATGCTGGCCACCCGGAGCCTGCGGGTCCCAGCCCACATTTCCCTGCTGCATGTAGAGCAGGAGGTTGCTGGAGATGATACCCCTGCCCTGCAGAGTGTGCTGGAGAGTGACACTGTGCGAGAGGACCTCCTGCGGCGGGAACGGGAGCTTAGCGCCCAGATTGCCGCTGGCAG GGCTGAGGGCTCAGAAGCTGCACAGCTGGCAGAAATCTATGCCAAATTGGAGGAGATTGAGGCTGACAAGGCACCTGCCAG GGCATCAGTCATTCTTGCTGGGCTTGGCTTTACTCCTAAAATGCAGCAGCAGCCCACCCG GGAGTTCTCAGGTGGCTGGAGGATGAGACTGGCCCTGGCCCGGGCCCTGTTTGCCAG ACCAGATCTTCTGCTGTTAGATG AACCCACAAACATGCTGGATGTAAGGGCCATCCTGTGGCTAGAGAATTACCTGCAG ACGTGGCCCTCCACAATCCTAGTCGTCTCCCACGACCGCAACTTCCTGAATGCCATAGCCACAGACATCATCCACCTGCATAGCCAGCGGCTAGATGGTTACCGGGGAGACTTTGAGACCTTCATCAAGAGCAAGCAGGAGCGGCTGCTCAACCAGCAGCGTGAATATGAGGCACAGCAGCAGTATCGCCAGCATATCCAG GTTTTCATTGACCGGTTTCGCTACAATGCCAACAGAGCCTCTCAGGTGCAGAGCAAACTCAAGATGCTGGAGAAGCT GCCGGAGCTGAAACCTGTGGACAAGGAGGTGGAAGTTATGATGAA GTTCCCTGATGGCTTTGAGAAGTTCTCACCGCCAATTCTCCAGCTAGATGAGGTGGATTTCTACTATGACCCTGAGCACGTCATCTTCAGCCGTCTCTCCGTCTCTGCTGATCTTGAGTCCCGCATCTGTGTG GTTGGGGAGAATGGGGCTGGGAAGTCTACCATGCTGAAGCTTCTTATGGGGGACCTGGCACCAGTTCGAGGCATCAGACATGCTCACAG GAATCTGAAGATTGGCTATTTCAGCCAGCACCATGTGGAGCAGCTGGACCTGAATGTCAGTGCTGTGGAACTGCTGGCACACAAGTTTCCCG GACGGCCTGAGGAGGAGTATCGTCACCAGCTGGGTCGGTACGGCATCTCTGGAGAACTGGCCGTGCGCCCTGTTGCCAGCTTGTCTGGGGGCCAGAAGAGCCGGGTAGCCTTTGCTCAGATGACCATGCCCTG TCCCAACTTCTACATTCTGGATGAACCCACAAACCACCTGGATATGGAGACAATTGAGGCTCTGGGCCGTGCTCTCAACAATTTCAGG GGTGGTGTGATTCTGGTGTCCCACGATGAGCGCTTCATCCGGCTGGTGTGCCGGGAGTTGTGGGTATGCGAAAGAGGCGGTGTCACCCGGGTCGAGGGGGGATTTGACCAGTACCGCGCCCTTCTCCAGGAACAGTTCCGCCATGAGGGTTTCCTCTAG
- the AP2M1 gene encoding AP-2 complex subunit mu, whose translation MIGGLFIYNHKGEVLISRVYRDDIGRNAVDAFRVNVIHARQQVRSPVTNIARTSFFHVKRSNIWLAAVTKQNVNAAMVFEFLYKMCDVMAAYFGKISEENIKNNFVLIYELLDEILDFGYPQNSETGALKTFITQQGIKSQTKEEQSQITSQVTGQIGWRREGIKYRRNELFLDVLESVNLLMSPQGQVLSAHVSGRVVMKSYLSGMPECKFGMNDKIVIEKQGKGTADETSKSGKQSIAIDDCTFHQCVRLSKFDSERSISFIPPDGEFELMRYRTTKDIILPFRVIPLVREVGRTKLEVKVVIKSNFKPSLLAQKIEVRIPTPLNTSGVQVICMKGKAKYKASENAIVWKIKRMAGMKESQISAEIELLPTNDKKKWARPPISMNFEVPFAPSGLKVRYLKVFEPKLNYSDHDVIKWVRYIGRSGIYETRC comes from the exons ATGATTGGAGGCTTATTCATCTATAATCACAAGGGGGAGGTGCTCATCTCCCGGGTCTACCGAGATGACATCGG GAGGAATGCAGTGGACGCCTTTCGGGTCAATGTTATCCACGCCCGGCAGCAGGTGCGCAGCCCCGTCACCAACATCGCTCGCACCAGTTTCTTCCATGTTAAGCGGTCCAACATCTGGCTGGCAGCTGTCACCAAGCAAAATGTCAATGCTGCCATGGTCTTCGAATTCCTCTATAAGATGTGTGATGTAATGGCCGCCTACTTTGGCAAGATCAGCGAGGAGAACATCAAGAACAATTTTGTGCTCATATATGAGCTGCTGGATG AGATCCTGGACTTCGGCTACCCACAGAACTCAGAGACAGGCGCACTGAAAACCTTCATCACCCAGCAGGGTATCAAGAGCCAG acaaaagaagaacagtcacaGATCACCAGCCAGGTGACTGGGCAGATTGGCTGGCGGCGGGAGGGCATCAAGTATCGCCGGAATGAGCTCTTCCTGGATGTGCTGGAGAGTGTGAACCTCCTCATGTCCCCGCAGG GGCAGGTGCTGAGCGCCCACGTGTCGGGCCGTGTGGTGATGAAGAGCTACCTGAGTGGCATGCCCGAGTGCAAGTTTGGGATGAATGACAAGATTGTCATTGAGAAGCAGGGCAAAGGCACAGCTGATGAAACAAGCAAGAG TGGGAAGCAATCAATTGCCATCGATGACTGCACCTTCCACCAGTGTGTGCGACTCAGCAAGTTTGACTCCGAACGCAGCATCAGCTTCATCCCACCAGATGGAGAGTTTGAGCTCATGAG GTATCGCACCACCAAGGACATCATTCTTCCTTTCCGGGTGATCCCGCTAGTGCGGGAAGTGGGACGCACCAAGCTGGAGGTCAAGGTGGTCATCAAGTCCAACTTCAAGCCCTCACTACTGGCTCAGAAGATTGAG GTGAGGATCCCGACCCCACTGAACACAAGTGGGGTACAGGTGATCTGCATGAAGGGGAAGGCCAAGTACAAGGCCAGCGAGAACGCCATCGTGTGGAA GATCAAGCGCATGGCAGGCATGAAGGAATCGCAGATCAGCGCGGAGATTGAGCTTCTGCCCACCAACGACAAGAAGAAATGGGCTCGACCCCCTATTTCCATGAACTTTGAG GTGCCATTCGCGCCCTCTGGCCTCAAGGTGCGCTACTTGAAGGTGTTTGAACCGAAGCTGAACTACAGCGACCATGATGTCATCAAATGGGTGCGCTACATTGGCCGCAGCGGTATTTATGAGACCCGCTGCTAG